The Desulfoscipio gibsoniae DSM 7213 genome contains a region encoding:
- a CDS encoding Ig-like domain-containing protein, with protein sequence MQLSKKISVTLIFAMVCMLFAVAPAFAADEVQLDFVPEFPGQQMVAAGSSVTLKATAPNAEGYGFYVLGPDKDWYIAQGSASDTLTLTDVKPGTYIVDAYPFFSQVGKRQMFNVGGSVSLDVTPNADGTYTATANANNIGCFGSEVWYAFWAFDGTNYTLLGDGSYSAEKTVTVPQSARQVIVYAKDKLAPLTWQTTVAAVKDVTPANLEVVSVSAINLRQIAVTFNEEVASNTVNATNLRVYDAANNNQIAGVTVKLAADNKTAYLLNTYTQLKNYKVVVENVASKADATKKVAKTENTVQAMDTTLPTAEGIAVKSPKTLELTFSEPIKDFPTVAGVTDKVKIDGINAYFATIDQTKMDTENTVTVTLGTALTVGDHKVKIAGLNDYANLPVAEKEFTVTVVADTTAPAVESASATSKDKVTVKFNKPVDGATVTAGTGTDGTIKVFEGTTAKAISTAAGGIATKDNQTFELTLTANLGLASLVDASIKVKGVKDAYGNEIKEEQVFKFTATDDQVAPTVSDVKVNTDNTLEVTFSEDVTNFAGNANALELYDKDNKKVVTSLAIASKTIDSKPSLKVYNVSITGGATLAGNYTLKFVKEQVKDNSIRENFLVEATKAIAFNDKVAPKVLSAVFVNETAGADFNSDGDVLDSKITIYFDKAMDAATLTSSANYLLGGSPLADVKGASLAAAADNKAVTITINRAAPDTQFAFATTTDLRVIAVKDAAGNTLDSSFVNADLGTGGKSLISGFVSNAAFNTIIDVTKVEVIAKNQIKVYAVAGTLIESIDPNKVKFDKGGAAYAALQVTGVTLATDKKSAVLTLNNNLGADASVDGGVLTVYADADAVATSTGVKSALVATGSGVAVVDKVKPTVQPVDGKFLVTGDTVTVKFDEALDATVTTAANALVVKDSKGNQLVPTSDYTVAYANSNKDLALKIVKAGFNDKVSVSLANNVTLKDVIGNFANDFAATESKDSIYIPVVTGITGSNAQTAAGVAPTPLVPAVAGVDTITFDTTAGNFNAAETVTIDGQALTLATGGTAAVTATEVKGLAEANATLNAKYTITDNSAGVLTFTEKAGQETAAVLTAVTSASQGTVTAASITVGAPEVPATPGTAEVNTLTISGPATAAGNITVTFNDGGADVVKTVAVANGETAAQVAAKIATAFAGTTGWTVTNTPGSADVVFTAAAPAADKTVTITVVNS encoded by the coding sequence ATGCAACTAAGTAAAAAAATTAGTGTAACGCTAATTTTCGCCATGGTTTGTATGCTGTTTGCAGTTGCCCCCGCATTTGCTGCTGATGAAGTACAGCTTGATTTTGTGCCCGAGTTTCCAGGTCAGCAGATGGTTGCGGCTGGAAGCAGTGTAACCCTTAAGGCGACAGCACCTAATGCAGAAGGTTATGGATTTTATGTACTTGGCCCGGACAAAGATTGGTATATAGCCCAGGGCAGCGCCAGTGACACTTTAACACTAACTGATGTTAAACCCGGCACATACATTGTTGATGCTTACCCATTTTTCTCGCAAGTTGGTAAACGTCAAATGTTCAACGTGGGAGGTAGCGTATCCCTGGATGTTACTCCCAATGCTGACGGCACCTACACAGCCACGGCCAATGCAAATAACATTGGATGCTTTGGTTCCGAAGTATGGTATGCATTTTGGGCCTTTGATGGAACTAACTATACGTTATTAGGTGATGGTAGTTACAGTGCTGAAAAAACTGTTACAGTTCCTCAATCAGCCAGGCAGGTAATTGTATATGCTAAGGATAAGTTAGCCCCTCTTACCTGGCAAACCACTGTAGCAGCTGTTAAGGATGTAACCCCGGCTAATTTAGAGGTTGTATCGGTAAGTGCTATTAACCTTAGGCAGATTGCAGTAACATTTAATGAAGAAGTTGCTTCAAACACTGTTAATGCTACCAACCTGAGAGTTTATGACGCAGCAAACAACAACCAAATTGCAGGGGTAACAGTTAAGCTTGCTGCTGATAACAAAACCGCATACTTACTTAATACCTATACACAGTTGAAAAACTACAAGGTAGTAGTAGAAAATGTTGCTTCAAAAGCAGACGCTACTAAAAAAGTAGCTAAGACTGAAAACACTGTTCAGGCTATGGATACAACCTTACCGACAGCTGAAGGTATTGCGGTTAAATCACCTAAGACTTTAGAACTAACTTTTTCCGAACCAATTAAAGATTTCCCAACTGTAGCGGGTGTAACAGACAAGGTGAAAATTGATGGAATCAACGCTTACTTTGCAACAATAGATCAGACAAAAATGGACACAGAGAACACAGTCACTGTAACATTAGGAACTGCTTTGACTGTCGGGGATCATAAAGTTAAGATTGCAGGGTTAAACGACTATGCTAATCTACCTGTAGCTGAAAAAGAATTTACTGTAACTGTTGTTGCTGATACTACCGCACCGGCAGTTGAGAGTGCCTCAGCAACATCTAAAGACAAAGTTACTGTAAAATTCAACAAGCCAGTAGATGGAGCGACAGTAACAGCAGGCACCGGAACAGATGGAACCATTAAAGTGTTTGAAGGTACTACTGCAAAAGCTATTAGTACAGCCGCTGGTGGTATTGCAACAAAAGACAACCAAACATTCGAACTCACTTTAACAGCGAATTTAGGATTAGCATCTTTAGTTGATGCAAGCATCAAGGTAAAAGGCGTTAAAGATGCTTACGGTAATGAAATTAAGGAAGAACAAGTGTTCAAGTTTACCGCCACTGATGACCAAGTTGCACCAACAGTATCAGATGTAAAAGTAAACACTGACAACACTTTAGAGGTAACATTCTCGGAAGATGTAACTAATTTTGCAGGAAATGCCAATGCATTAGAACTTTACGACAAGGACAACAAGAAAGTTGTTACCTCCTTAGCTATTGCATCAAAAACCATTGACAGCAAGCCAAGCTTAAAAGTGTACAATGTGTCAATTACCGGAGGAGCTACCCTTGCAGGCAATTACACTCTTAAATTTGTCAAAGAGCAGGTAAAAGACAATAGTATAAGGGAAAACTTCTTAGTGGAAGCAACTAAGGCAATCGCCTTCAACGACAAGGTTGCTCCAAAGGTATTAAGTGCAGTATTTGTAAACGAAACTGCAGGAGCTGACTTCAATTCCGATGGCGATGTATTAGATAGCAAAATTACCATCTATTTTGATAAGGCTATGGATGCAGCTACACTTACAAGTTCCGCTAACTATCTATTAGGCGGAAGTCCTTTAGCAGATGTAAAAGGTGCATCGCTGGCAGCAGCAGCTGATAATAAGGCTGTTACAATAACCATTAATAGAGCGGCTCCGGATACCCAGTTTGCTTTTGCAACTACTACAGATTTAAGAGTAATCGCAGTAAAAGATGCAGCTGGAAATACTCTTGATAGCAGTTTTGTAAATGCTGATCTTGGAACAGGCGGCAAAAGCTTAATTTCAGGATTTGTTTCCAACGCAGCATTCAACACCATAATTGATGTAACAAAAGTTGAAGTGATAGCCAAAAACCAAATTAAAGTTTACGCTGTAGCTGGAACCTTAATCGAATCAATTGATCCTAACAAAGTTAAGTTCGATAAGGGTGGAGCTGCTTATGCAGCACTTCAGGTCACTGGTGTAACATTAGCAACTGATAAGAAATCTGCAGTGCTAACCCTGAACAATAATCTAGGTGCTGACGCTAGTGTAGATGGTGGAGTATTGACTGTTTATGCCGACGCAGATGCAGTAGCAACATCAACAGGCGTTAAATCTGCATTAGTAGCTACTGGTTCAGGTGTAGCAGTTGTTGACAAGGTTAAACCTACCGTTCAGCCGGTTGATGGTAAGTTCCTTGTAACTGGCGATACAGTTACAGTGAAATTTGATGAAGCACTGGATGCTACTGTTACTACTGCAGCTAATGCTTTAGTTGTGAAGGATTCAAAGGGTAATCAATTAGTCCCAACATCTGATTACACAGTGGCTTACGCAAACAGCAATAAAGATTTAGCGCTAAAAATCGTTAAAGCTGGCTTTAATGATAAAGTTTCTGTATCTCTAGCAAATAACGTGACACTTAAAGATGTTATAGGAAACTTTGCAAATGACTTTGCAGCGACTGAATCCAAGGATTCTATATATATTCCAGTAGTAACTGGTATCACTGGATCAAACGCTCAAACTGCAGCTGGTGTTGCTCCAACACCATTAGTTCCGGCTGTAGCTGGTGTTGATACAATTACATTTGATACTACTGCAGGTAACTTTAATGCTGCAGAAACTGTAACAATTGATGGTCAAGCACTAACATTGGCTACAGGAGGAACTGCAGCTGTAACAGCGACTGAAGTAAAAGGACTTGCTGAAGCAAATGCAACTTTAAATGCGAAATACACAATCACTGATAATTCGGCTGGCGTGTTGACCTTTACTGAAAAGGCTGGCCAAGAAACAGCCGCAGTATTAACTGCAGTTACTTCGGCAAGCCAAGGAACAGTAACT